One segment of Trichlorobacter ammonificans DNA contains the following:
- the hybA gene encoding hydrogenase 2 operon protein HybA, translating to MSPKSRRDFLKLAGLASAGLVAAPALAVTGSTGPAINDEELGMLYDATKCVGCKACMAACKRVNGDYGALSYEQAAFDPDKLWDAPQDLSGSTRTLIKLFKESPREWSYVKYSCMHCQKPSCVSVCPVSAMVKDKITGIVDYKKDACIGCRYCQVACAFNIPKFQWDKAIPQIVKCDLCKNTYLKSNGTSACADACPTGAILFGKRRELLAEAKKRLAEHPRQYVNHIYGEYELGGTNHLYLAALPATKLGLPELQQEAPAEFSEKIQHTIYKGFIAPVALYGTLCFIAVRNMKKQNSHGSDGQTPPRHREDDRQ from the coding sequence ATGAGCCCAAAGAGTAGACGGGATTTTCTCAAACTGGCCGGGCTGGCAAGCGCCGGACTGGTGGCGGCACCCGCCCTGGCCGTGACGGGGAGTACGGGACCGGCGATCAACGATGAAGAGCTGGGGATGCTCTACGACGCCACCAAATGCGTCGGCTGCAAGGCCTGCATGGCCGCCTGCAAGCGGGTGAACGGCGACTACGGGGCCCTGTCCTACGAGCAGGCCGCCTTTGACCCGGACAAGCTCTGGGATGCTCCCCAGGACCTGTCCGGCTCCACCCGCACCCTGATCAAGCTGTTCAAGGAGTCGCCCAGGGAGTGGTCCTATGTGAAGTACTCCTGCATGCACTGCCAGAAACCTTCCTGCGTCTCGGTCTGCCCGGTGTCGGCCATGGTCAAGGACAAGATCACCGGCATCGTGGACTACAAGAAGGACGCCTGTATCGGCTGCCGCTACTGTCAGGTGGCCTGCGCCTTCAACATCCCCAAGTTCCAGTGGGACAAGGCCATTCCCCAGATCGTCAAGTGCGACCTCTGCAAGAACACCTATCTCAAATCCAACGGCACGTCGGCCTGCGCCGACGCCTGCCCCACCGGCGCCATCCTCTTCGGCAAGCGCCGGGAACTGCTGGCCGAGGCCAAGAAGCGGCTGGCCGAGCATCCCCGGCAGTACGTGAACCACATTTACGGCGAGTACGAACTGGGGGGGACCAACCATCTCTACCTGGCAGCCCTGCCGGCCACGAAGCTGGGACTGCCGGAGTTGCAGCAGGAGGCGCCGGCCGAGTTTTCCGAAAAGATCCAGCACACCATCTATAAGGGTTTCATCGCGCCGGTGGCGCTCTACGGCACCCTCTGCTTCATCGCGGTGCGCAACATGAAGAAACAGAACAGCCACGGCAGCGACGGGCAGACACCGCCCCGGCACAGGGAGGACGACCGGCAATGA
- the hybB gene encoding Ni/Fe-hydrogenase cytochrome b subunit, producing the protein MSHDEYQIHRARILTPSFWVLLTLTLIGFSLIAVRFIWGIGAVSNMSDGYPWGIWITYDVATGTAIACGGYAVAILVYIRNKMHYHPLIRSAVLTSLFGYGLAGFSVMVDVGRPWNAYNFFIPSQWQANSAMFEVALCVMAYTTVLAIEFLPAVLNRLQQTNWSRAREFLERHHGRFGLDTPVVLEKLERLRQLAIRIQPGLDKVLIFIIVLGITLPTMHQSSLGSLLLIASTKLHPLWHTGFLPLLFLINCLFIGYSIAILESVISSYGFKRPFEIDQLSGLAAITPYLTVIWLCVVVGDLIWRGQLGNALSLDFYSAFFLLEFGLVATGSLLLFSKKRRQSPRWLFITAVLIVLGGALYRFNVYLIGFNPGQGWRYFPSLAELLITVGIVAFEILGYQVLVKLFPVLPRLHGHEAPEAAKRRELPQPAPQQA; encoded by the coding sequence ATGAGTCATGACGAGTATCAGATCCACCGCGCCAGAATCCTGACCCCCTCCTTCTGGGTGTTGCTGACCCTGACCCTGATCGGCTTCAGCCTGATTGCCGTGCGCTTCATCTGGGGGATCGGCGCGGTCTCCAACATGAGCGACGGCTATCCCTGGGGCATCTGGATCACCTACGACGTGGCCACCGGCACCGCCATCGCCTGTGGCGGCTACGCCGTGGCGATCCTGGTCTATATCCGCAACAAGATGCACTACCACCCGCTGATCCGCTCGGCGGTGCTCACCTCGCTGTTCGGCTACGGCCTGGCCGGGTTCTCGGTCATGGTGGACGTGGGGCGCCCCTGGAACGCCTACAACTTCTTCATCCCCTCGCAATGGCAGGCCAACTCCGCCATGTTCGAGGTGGCGCTCTGCGTCATGGCCTACACCACCGTGCTGGCCATCGAGTTTCTGCCCGCGGTACTGAACCGCCTGCAGCAGACCAACTGGAGCCGGGCGCGGGAATTCCTGGAGCGGCACCACGGCCGCTTCGGCCTGGATACGCCGGTAGTGCTGGAAAAGCTGGAGCGGCTGCGCCAACTGGCCATCCGCATCCAGCCCGGACTGGACAAGGTGCTGATCTTCATCATCGTCCTGGGGATTACCCTACCCACCATGCACCAGTCCTCCCTGGGGTCGCTCTTGCTGATCGCCTCCACCAAGCTGCACCCCCTCTGGCACACCGGCTTCCTGCCGCTTCTGTTCCTGATCAACTGCCTGTTCATCGGCTACTCCATTGCCATCCTGGAGTCGGTGATCTCCTCCTACGGCTTCAAGCGCCCCTTTGAGATCGACCAGCTTTCCGGCCTGGCCGCCATCACCCCCTACCTGACGGTGATCTGGCTCTGCGTGGTGGTGGGAGACCTGATCTGGCGGGGCCAACTGGGCAACGCCCTGAGCCTGGACTTCTACTCCGCCTTCTTCCTGCTGGAGTTCGGCCTGGTGGCCACCGGCTCGCTGCTGCTCTTTTCGAAAAAGCGCCGCCAATCCCCCCGCTGGCTGTTCATCACCGCCGTACTGATCGTGCTGGGGGGAGCACTGTACCGCTTCAACGTCTACCTGATCGGCTTCAATCCGGGCCAGGGGTGGCGCTACTTCCCCTCCCTGGCGGAACTGCTGATCACCGTGGGGATCGTGGCCTTCGAAATCCTGGGCTACCAGGTGCTGGTGAAACTGTTCCCGGTGCTACCGCGCCTGCATGGCCACGAAGCCCCGGAAGCTGCAAAACGTCGCGAACTTCCGCAGCCTGCGCCGCAACAGGCATAA
- a CDS encoding nickel-dependent hydrogenase large subunit codes for MARITIDPITRIEGHLRIDVEVGDGRVSKAWSSAQMWRGIETILKDRPPQDAWIYAQRFCGVCTTVHAISSIRAVEHALKVEVPLNAQYIRNIIMAQHSVQDHIVHFYHLSALDWVDIVSALKADPKKAAAIAQSVSDWPGNSEKEFSSVQKRLKAFVDSGKLGIFASGYWGHPAMILPPEINLIATAHYLKALDYQQKAAQAVAILGGKNPHIQNLCVGGVATALNMENLATINMERIAYLKALMTETRDFVKKVYYPDLLVIGKAYKEWFKHGRGVVNYLAVPEFAEDTKNSSFALPGGLIMGGDVSKARVVSDHQDQQLIGSIKESVACAWYEGKASLHPWEGETKPDYTDFQENGKYSWCKAPRIDGKPVQTGPLAQILAGYAAGNQRVRQLVDATCSAAGVGIGDLHSTMGRLAARGIRAHLLSDLSLEYLDKLVDNIGKGDKAYANHTEIPSGEHRGVGFHEAPRGTLSHWIVIKDKKIKNYQAVVPSTWNASPRDGQGNAGPYEASLAGNPVAKPDQPLEVLRTVHSFDPCIACAVHTIDPEGKEITKVKVM; via the coding sequence ATGGCACGTATAACCATTGACCCGATTACCCGCATCGAAGGACACCTGCGGATCGACGTGGAGGTAGGCGACGGCCGGGTGAGCAAAGCCTGGTCCTCGGCCCAGATGTGGCGGGGGATCGAAACCATCCTCAAGGACCGCCCCCCCCAGGACGCCTGGATCTACGCCCAGCGTTTCTGCGGCGTCTGCACCACCGTGCACGCCATCTCCTCCATCCGCGCCGTGGAACATGCCCTCAAGGTGGAGGTACCGCTCAACGCCCAGTACATCCGCAACATCATCATGGCCCAGCATTCGGTGCAGGACCATATCGTCCACTTCTACCACCTCTCGGCCCTGGACTGGGTGGACATCGTCTCGGCCCTGAAGGCCGACCCCAAGAAGGCGGCCGCCATTGCCCAGTCGGTCTCCGACTGGCCCGGCAACAGCGAAAAGGAGTTCAGCAGCGTCCAGAAACGGCTCAAGGCCTTTGTGGACTCCGGCAAACTGGGCATCTTCGCCTCCGGCTACTGGGGGCACCCGGCCATGATCCTGCCGCCGGAGATCAACCTGATCGCCACGGCCCACTACCTGAAAGCCCTGGACTACCAGCAGAAGGCGGCCCAGGCCGTGGCCATCCTGGGGGGCAAAAACCCCCACATCCAGAACCTTTGCGTCGGCGGCGTGGCCACGGCCCTCAACATGGAGAACCTGGCCACCATCAACATGGAACGGATCGCCTACCTGAAGGCCCTGATGACCGAAACCCGCGACTTCGTCAAAAAGGTCTACTACCCGGACCTGCTGGTGATCGGCAAGGCGTACAAGGAGTGGTTCAAACACGGCCGGGGGGTGGTCAACTACTTGGCGGTGCCGGAGTTTGCCGAAGATACCAAAAACAGCAGCTTCGCCCTGCCCGGCGGTCTGATCATGGGGGGCGACGTGAGCAAGGCCCGGGTGGTCTCCGACCACCAGGACCAGCAGTTGATCGGCAGCATCAAGGAATCGGTGGCCTGCGCCTGGTACGAAGGAAAAGCCTCGCTCCATCCCTGGGAGGGGGAGACCAAACCGGATTACACTGACTTCCAGGAAAACGGCAAATACTCCTGGTGCAAGGCGCCCCGCATCGACGGCAAGCCGGTACAGACCGGGCCGCTGGCGCAAATCCTAGCCGGGTACGCCGCCGGCAACCAGCGGGTGCGTCAACTGGTGGACGCCACCTGTTCGGCGGCCGGCGTCGGCATCGGCGACCTGCACTCCACCATGGGCCGCCTGGCGGCACGGGGCATCCGCGCCCATCTGCTGTCCGATCTTTCCCTTGAGTACTTGGACAAGCTGGTGGACAACATCGGCAAGGGGGACAAGGCCTACGCCAACCACACCGAGATCCCCTCCGGCGAGCACCGCGGCGTCGGCTTCCACGAAGCACCCCGGGGCACCCTGTCCCACTGGATCGTGATCAAGGACAAGAAGATCAAGAACTATCAGGCCGTGGTCCCCTCCACCTGGAACGCCTCTCCCCGGGACGGGCAGGGGAACGCCGGTCCCTACGAGGCCTCCCTGGCCGGCAACCCGGTGGCCAAGCCGGACCAGCCGCTGGAGGTGCTGCGCACCGTCCACTCCTTCGACCCCTGCATCGCCTGCGCGGTGCATACCATTGATCCGGAAGGCAAGGAAATCACCAAGGTCAAGGTAATGTAG
- a CDS encoding HyaD/HybD family hydrogenase maturation endopeptidase, which translates to MRVLIFGAGNLLLSDEGFGVHVIRYLGENYRFGDDVELYDGGTLGFMASHKLEEAQVVYLIDVVTTPGEPGTVYRFEKDDFIGRTIPVKMSPHQLGIQEMLLLSDIRGRCPDQVSLLGIVPKSYEAGVELSPELAIRLPELAELLRKELTEAGVRMEPKAEK; encoded by the coding sequence ATGAGAGTACTGATTTTTGGCGCCGGCAACCTGCTGCTGTCCGACGAGGGGTTTGGCGTGCATGTCATCCGCTACCTTGGCGAAAACTACCGCTTTGGCGACGATGTGGAACTGTACGACGGCGGCACCCTGGGGTTCATGGCTTCCCACAAGCTGGAGGAGGCGCAAGTGGTCTACCTGATCGACGTGGTCACCACCCCCGGCGAACCGGGCACGGTCTACCGCTTCGAGAAGGACGATTTCATCGGCCGCACCATTCCGGTGAAGATGTCTCCCCATCAACTGGGCATCCAGGAGATGCTGCTGCTCTCGGACATCCGCGGCCGCTGCCCGGACCAGGTCAGCCTGTTGGGTATTGTTCCCAAAAGCTATGAGGCGGGGGTGGAGTTGTCGCCGGAACTGGCGATCCGGCTGCCGGAGCTGGCGGAACTGCTGCGGAAGGAGCTGACTGAGGCCGGGGTAAGGATGGAGCCGAAGGCTGAGAAATAG
- a CDS encoding HVO_A0114 family putative DNA-binding protein has product MNEKRDLKIGVKSDSEFFDELKGLADRLDGGWVPDKPVERLYFDNLPSLLKHLTPKRFELLQELRRLGHTSINALAKHLHRQYRNVFDDVKTMERLGLVEKDASGHFYVPWDEIDATFRLAA; this is encoded by the coding sequence ATGAACGAAAAGCGCGATCTCAAAATAGGTGTCAAGAGCGACAGCGAGTTTTTTGATGAACTGAAAGGGCTGGCTGACCGCCTTGATGGCGGCTGGGTACCGGACAAGCCGGTGGAACGGCTTTATTTTGATAATCTGCCGTCACTACTCAAGCACCTGACTCCCAAGCGGTTCGAGCTATTACAGGAGCTGCGCCGCTTGGGGCACACCAGCATCAATGCGCTGGCCAAGCATCTGCACCGCCAGTACCGCAACGTCTTTGACGACGTGAAAACCATGGAGCGGCTGGGGTTGGTGGAGAAAGACGCCAGCGGGCATTTCTATGTGCCGTGGGATGAGATCGATGCGACGTTCCGGCTGGCGGCGTGA
- a CDS encoding toxin-antitoxin system TumE family protein, whose translation MGTAQVVVKYKKERRNRIIEVVIWRLSDPLPGSGHPFKYRLYYGTTEGKCLLRYDNERGKGDHRHLGESEESYAFTTLRKLIEDFEADIERM comes from the coding sequence ATGGGGACAGCTCAGGTAGTCGTCAAGTACAAGAAGGAACGACGGAATCGGATAATCGAGGTGGTTATCTGGCGGTTGTCCGACCCGCTTCCCGGCAGTGGGCATCCATTCAAGTATCGTTTGTATTACGGGACCACGGAAGGGAAATGTCTGCTCCGTTACGATAATGAACGCGGTAAGGGTGATCATCGGCATCTGGGTGAGTCCGAAGAATCCTATGCATTTACCACACTCCGTAAATTGATCGAGGATTTTGAAGCGGATATCGAAAGGATGTGA